One Ignavibacteria bacterium genomic window, GCAACATCGATCACACCCGTAAGTCCGGGGAGTGACGTTGGTTCACCCTTCGTGATCCGGTCGTTCACGCCCAGTTGCCAATAGTCGTTGAAGCCCCATCCTTTTACAACGCCGCCTTTTTCAACAGCGAATGACATGTCCATCCCTGCTGCAAGCGCCAGGACGTTGCTCACCTTGGCCAGCTTCTTCGGCTCGGATACTACGCTCGGATAGGCTTTTGTGATGGCGTAACGGAGATTATCGCCCCAGCCCCACACGATGTTCTTTGGATCGAGTGCCGCAAGTGGGAAGCCCTTCATGTAGGTGCCGGCGCCGCCTGACTGCTTCATGTCCGTCACGTCGTAATCAACCTGACCGCCTTCTGTCTGTCCTTCTTGTTTCTGTGCCACGTAGGAACTTGCCCAACTTTTCTTTGCCTTGATGCCAGTTGCTACCTGGTTGATCGTTGCATCGGTGAAGAGGCCATTACTACCTGCTTTTAGATCGGCTGCGCTGATACTGAGTTCTTTTACGAGTTTCAGGGGGCTTTTCTCTTCCGGAGTAGCAACGAGAGAGTGTCGTTCTCCGGCGGCCATCACAAGCACGGGGAGCTTGATCGAGTCGAGCTTCTCGCGGTCAAAGAACCGGAAGTTGTCAACGTTCACATGCGCCATCTTCGAGCTGTCCTTTACTACGAGGTACGAAGCTCGATTGATGTACCGCACCACATCCCACTCCACCGGAACAAGGCGTTCGCTCGCAGCGGCGCGCGCAGATGGAAGGCCTGTAGAATATGCCAAGTAGAATTCACCGGGGAGCCCAGGCAGTTTCCGAACCGGAAGTTTGAACGTATCCTTTGCTGTGCGCTCAACATAGAGCTCAACAGCTGCGTCGGGTGATAGAGAGCCCCCTACCACAAAACCGATCATACTTGTTTGAATGCGGAATTCCTGCGATTGCATTCTGCCGAGTGCTTCATCGCCGATGAGCACTCCGTATGAGGTGACCCAATACCGACCGTTCTGACCTAGACTTCCAAGAACCGGGTGATCGTCCTTCACCGGATCATTCTTGAATGCTTCACCTTCTACCGTCCAACAGGCAAGCGATCCGATCTCAAAGTCCCAGTTCTCTCCGGGGCAGACATCCGTGAGTTCGGCAGCAACGGTAGGTGGCTTTGGCCTGTCTGGGGGCGTTGTATCACCGCGGAACGGACGGAAGACAAACGTCCACACCTCGCTAACGCCAAGGTTGATGATGCTCGAACCGCTTTCTTCATAGGCAGAGACCACCCATGCATACTTCTGTCCGACTGTGAACTTCCGCGCTGAAACAGGATACTGCAGGATCGTTCGGGAGAGATCGCGTACATCCAAGAACGCCGGGTTGCGAGATACAGCGTCTTGGGGCGTCTGTGTAGCGAACATCTCATGGATGCGCACCTGATACAGGATGCGCTGTCCGGGACCGGGAGGAACCGATGACATCCACGTGAACACCGGATAATCCATCGGCACTTCAGATTCATCGGGTGGCGCGATCAGGATCGGCTGCGAGAGCCTGTTCACAGTTGTGAACTTGCAATCTTTACCGAGGATCTGGTCTGTCTCTGCGCTGATCACTTCGCAGCAGATCTGGTAGTCGCCCGTGGGTACGGTTCCGGTACGCAGAAGGGCGTCGCGATATTTTGGGTTGTACTCCCCAATCTTCACCGGTTGAACCATGGTACCAGTTACCACAGTCTGGCCATTCGGGATCTCGATGACCTTCGTTGTGGCGTCGGCAATGATGCCGTCAGGGATCGATGACTCCTCGGCAGTGCCATGTAAATAAACCTTAACAGGTCTGCCCGAGGTATTTGTGAGGTAGACCTTCCACAGGTCTGCAACTCGCAATTGATTGGGAGGGGGCTGAGAAAGACGGATGCTCACCATTTCGGGTGATTGTCCGAAGAGGCTACCGGCACTGCAGATGAGCACCAAGGCAATTACGAACGTCAACGTGCGAGTCATCGGGCTACCTCCCCGAAAATGAAATTGTGCGACTCAAGTTCACACACCCCTGCGAGGCTCCAAACATACAACTACCAATGAAATACGAAAAAATACTTTCAACATCTCTTTGCATTGTCCTTCGGTTGACGTTGTTTTGCCGTCTGGTTATACGGCGTCATGTACCAAGGAAGGGGTGGGACAATGAACCGACAACGGCTTTCGCTCTCATCATTGAAGCGCTCGCTCGTCCCGCGGATTCCAACAGAGCAACGCTCGGTTGCCACCGTCGTGGAGCGACCAGAAGCCTTTGGGCTTTCGCGCAGACATGCGATCAAACTCGCCGGCGCACTTACTCTTGCAGCCGCACCTCTTGCCGGGATCGTCCAGGCCGCGGTCAGCACTTCGTATGTCATGGTCCGTCGCGGACGGCGCATCGTCTTCCTCGTTGCCGGCGTGGAACGCTGGTCTGTGGATCCTGACCTCTTCGATGGAACGCCAAGCGTTCACGCATCAGAGACCGATGCCGGGATCGTCGTCACGCTGCGTGATGCTCTCTTCCCCGGCACCCAGATCAGAGCCGACGTTGAAGCCCATATCTCACGAGGGATCAGCGCTCAGGCCACATTCCGCTTTGCAGCACTTGGGGCCACAGAGAGCGTTGACTTCGTTCAGTGGCTTCTCGACACGTCAGCAGCACACCTGCTGCGCACGTCTGCCATTCATTCGCACATCGGCGCAGATGCATCCGTTGCGATCGCTTCTGGAGTGGCATCGTTCCGACCATCATGGGTTTTGACATTTGCCTCAGCATCAATGCTCACGGCAGACAAACGCACGCTCCTTGGTTCACGCTGCTCAGTAATGGCTCTGGCAAAGGATGCCCCCTCTCTCACAACCGGTGCCAATGGGAAACGGTCCTTGGTTCGCGTTGAGCGCGGAGATCAACCGTGGGAGGTAAAGATCGATCCAACCGGTCTTGCAGACTGGCAGCTCGTGTCGAACAGCACCTCGTTCGATGCGTGCTCCTTGGAGATACGATCGGACGGTCAAGCAACTGGGATGATGGAGGCAGCACGTGAGGGGGCAACATTTCTCAACGTAGCAGAAGCCGGGATCACACTTCCTCTCCGTGACCTTCGTTACGCATGGGCTATGACGGAGAAGGGGCGCCATGACGGCCTTGTAGCACGATATGCGAAGGGTGCCGAGTGGACACATATCGAAGGTGTCTCCGTTGAATTGGGTGACCGAGAAGGTATTCCACCGCTCGAGATCGAGCGCAGGGGCCAGGAGATCACGAGGCTTATTGTTGCGCCGGGTCTGAAGAGATATGTGATCCCCGTATCCGGGGCCGTCACGGAACCCACAACAACACATCCTCTCTACCAGCTTGCCTTGTTAACGAAGTCCGTAAAGCCCTCGGCGTTGCCTAAACCGCACATGCATCTGGCATCGCTGCAGGTGGACCTCAAACAGACGATGTCTGTGCAGTCGCAGGTAAAGGATCCAACCGTCACCGGCACGGTGAAGAAATCACTCGGAAAACTTGGCAAGGCCAAGTTCACCATGCCGAACAATCCTCGTGTTACGGTGATCCGTCCTGACGACTTGCTGGTGTTGACCTTTGAGTTTCAGAATATCACACTCAACAAATCCGGCGGAACATTCTCCGGCGGCGGCAGCGGGTCTCGACTCATCGTTCATTTCCAACCGCAGCACATCGCCGAACGCGCATTCTTCTATACGGGTGACAAACCCGCCGATCAATCGGCCTATCCTCCCGGAGATCAATCGAAGAAGACGAGCAGCGACGAACCATTGCTCGATCCGCCGATCGATGCAGCGATGGCTCATCCGTCGCGGCTTTCGTTCCAGCTTCCTTCCGGGTATTCCGGCAAGTACAGTATTGAAGGTTTGCTCGACTGGAAGAAGTTCACTCTTGCTGTTTCACCGAGTGCCAAACCCCCTGCTGTTGAATCGATCTACTCTTCATTGGCATCAAGCACCTTCTTGAAGTATGCGTCTGTTGGCGACTCAGAAGTAAAGGATGCGAAGAGTTCGATGCTCTATGTAAAGAAGAAGGGCATCAGCACGGGCAAGAAGTACACGGTGAATGCCGGTGCATCAAGCAGGTTAACGTCGAAGAAACAGTCACGCGTGAAGTCGGCGTTCGAATCACAGGCAGACCTTGCAACATCACTTGCCGACTCAACGATCAGCGACATCCTTGCTGCTGCACTCGTAAAGCCCCCTATCAAATGGCCGGAGCTCGACGAAACAGCGATCGAATATCCGTACCGTTTGTTCCTTTCGCCGAACAAATACGCCGGATTCGCCCACCGCACGTCAAGCGGGCTTACGCCTGACCAACGCAAGGTAGAGCTGTGGCACACCCGTCTTGGTGTTCGCCACACGGACGGATCGGTGAATGAGAACGCAGAGTACTTCCGCACGGTTCGTGCTATTTGGTCGCCCGATTACGGCACAGCACGCACGATGCAGCCCATCTTCAAAGAACGTCCGTTCCGCACCTCACTCAATCGCAGAGACCGCAGTGAGATCGTAGACCTTACATCCAATTACGGGCTGAAGTTCACCGAAACCGAACCCGTCAAGGTGAAACGACTGATGCTCACGTCGCTTGGCGCATGGATGGATGGCACCGGTTCGTGGGATCCGCATCCGGATGATGATCTCGAGGTAGAAGGTTGGGTACAACGCGGCGCACAGGGAAGAGACACGTTTGTTCGCGTTGCCTACAAAGGATACCTCTATCCGTTCGGGAACAGAGCAACGCTGATCAAGGAGACCGAACGCAAGTTCGTGCGGACACCACGCGGAGACATGGCGGCATATCTCATGCAGCGCATGTTCATCATTCTCAAGGAGCCCGTTCGCGAGTTTCCGGCTGACGGACTCGACGGCATGGAGTATGAAGGCAGAGAGTTCCCGTTCCGTCGCGTAACCATCACAACGAAGATGACGCCGAACTTGGAGCTCCCAAAGCCCCTTATTGAATCAGATGACACACTGTTCTCCAGCAACAGCTTCTGGCCGATGTTCAGCATTGGCGGCGGAGCGCCGCAAGATGTGCGATGGAACTGCATCGCAACGGACTGGGACAACAACACCGTTCAGTTCAGTGTGCCCCTAGCCTTCCTCACTTCGCCAGACTGCGCGGGTTCGGGCAGCGTGAGCAAGTTGCAAACGTTCAGTGGCAACAAGAATGGCTCTGGCGATGCAAGTTCGTATGTAAAGCAGATGTCACGCAGAACCGTAGAGATCAACGGTCAGAAGGTTGCCTTTGCTCCGTCGATCAAACGTGGCGACACCTCCTTCCCCACGGCGAAGTTCTACCTTCACGGATATGCGAACAACGAGATCCCGGTGAACACACCGCGGTTCTTCCCGCGCATGGAGAAGTCGACGGTTGCCATCGAGAAGGTCCAAGAACTCCTCGGCACCAGCGGCACAAACACCGTCAAGTTCTACGAGAAATACCTCGCCCATGCCTTCGAGGCCGGGGCCGCCGTTGCCAAGGGCGCAAGCGTCAACGTCAACGACATCAAGAATCCAACACAGATGTTCCTTGCGCTTCAAGACGCATTGAACATGGACTTCGGAGCTCAGTCGGATAAGGGAGGGGGCTTGGCAGCACCAAGCATTGGTGTTGATGCACTCTCTCGTTTGATGGGGCCGATCCAAGGCAAGGTGAATGACCTTGCGAACTCTGCTGCCGCAGTGGGGAACTTCGATCCGATGGAGTATTTCGCCGGCTTGCTGAACAGCAAGATCTTGGGCGACATCACTCTCAAGGACGTCCTTGATTTTGTTCAGGGCATTCTGAACAACATGGACAAGATGCCTGGCCTTGATAAGAAGGACGACTTCGGGATCAAGGACGACATTGATGATATCAAGGCCAAGGCAGATGAAGTAAAGGCAGAGGCGGAGAAACTCGTTGCTGATGTCGCGGCAGAAGTCAACGCCGCAAAGGCTGCACTCAAGGCCGAAGTTGATGCCGTGAAGAGCGAGATCCAAGGCTACATCAATGCAGGAAAGAAGGCCGCTGAAGATCGCATCAAGGAATGGAAAAAACGGATCGACGATAAGATCAATGAACTCAAGTCCGAGATCGATAAAGCCCTGGAGCCCCTTATCGAGGCCGGTAACGAGGCAGCAGAGAAATACAAAGAAGTTGCAGGTGCACTCGAAGGGTTGAAGAAGGGTCTTCAACTTGTGTACGAATGGCAGACGGAGATCAAGGGTTCCCCTGGCAACATTCTGATGCCACGTGATCCGGGAGCAACCGATAAGGACGACAAAGCTATTCTGTATCTCAAGGCTGAGTTCATCAAGAAGCTCAACCTCGATCCGCCGGAAGTGAAACTCTACGGATCGCTGTCGAACTTTATCATCAACCTCATCGGTGATGGTGCTGCACAGTTCCTCATCATCACGTTCAACAAGCTGTCGTTCTCGGCGAAGATCGGTGAGAAACCATCGATCAACCCCGACATTGCAAGTGTGGAGTTTGCAGGCCCCCTCTCCTTTGTCAACAAGCTCAAGGATCTCATTCCAAAGGGCGGCGGCGGCGGTGGGGTTGGCTTCTCATTCGACTTCAACGTATTGCCATCAGGCATCACGGCCTCCCTTACGATCGGTCTGCCCAATGTGACCGTTGGCGTGTTCTCTCTGCAGAACATGGCCTTCATCATGAGCATCACCATTCCGTTCGATGGACGTCCGTTCTCCGCCTACTTCGCATTCTGCACCAAGGACAATCCGTTCCGCCTGACGATCATGATGTTTGCAGGGGGCGGATTCTTCGGCATCGAGATCACACCGTCCGGCGTGCGTATGCTCGAAGCTGCATTTGAATTCGGTGGCAACTTCGGATTCGACTGCGGCGTGGCCTCCGGCGGTGCAAGTGTGATGGCCGGCGTCTATTACAAACTCGAATCGAAAGAGATCGAAGGCAAGATGGTAGAACAGTCCGAACTCACGGGCTACTTCCGTCTCACGGGAAATCTTTCCATACTTGGTTTGATTCGCATAAGCCTTCTCTTTGAATTGAAGCTCACGTGGCAAAGCAACGGCAAGGTCTTTGGTGTTGCCACGATCGAAGTGGAGATCGAGATCCTCTTCATCAGCTTCAGTGTTGGTGTAACGGTGGAACGTCAGCTTAAGGGCTCAGACGGCGACCCAACGTTCAAAGACGCACTCCCAGAGCCATCGCTATGGGAACTGTATTGTTCAAGCTTCGAATATGAGGAGGCCTGATATCATGGCTACACAGGAACTCCAATGGTTGGCCGTACCGTATGACGTTGAACAACGCGACGGACGGACGTATCTCTCTGTTGCGATCAGCGTAACGCCAAAACTTCAAGAGGCCACAACACAGCCACGCACGTTGGCGGACTATCCGGATTGGATCGATTGGCCGGAGACACTCAAGAATATCAAGATCGCACTCGACTTTGATGGACTAAAGGTGAAGCCATCGGCGATGACCGTGAAGAACGAAATCGCAGATTCAGAGACATGGAAGGCGATCTTTCAGAAGACCACGCTTGTCAATCCATTCGAATACAAGCCATTTACGAACTACAAGCTCGTGTCGTTCCCGGTGAAGGGTGTACTGGCATCCGTGAATTCTGCCTACGTGAAGCTGGCAAAGGAATTCGCAACAGCACCGAAGATCGAGATGATCAAGTCTGTAGCCAAGGACACAAAGTCAAGCTTTGGTGGTCCTGCCGCACTCCCAAAGGTGATGGACCTCATGAAGGATCTCACACCGAATGATGAAGAAGAGAATAATCTGCGTCAGCTCAAGAGTGCCTTCGAAAAAGACGGCATGGCGCAAACAGCCAAGAGCCTCAACCAAAGCGAGACATCCAAGAACCCCGTACGTGGCATCAAGGGCGGTCAGGTAGAAGTTCCGTCGAGCCCCGAGACGATGATGTATCGTCCGGTTAACATGACGTCTCCTGTTGGCGGACTCCTCATGGCCGAGGTCTTTCACACAGCACGCAATTACAGCAAGGACAAGCCGGGTGTTGGCAAAGGGGCCAAGGTGCAACGTCGCGTAGAGCGTGCCAAGATCGCACGCCCATCCTACGACTTCCATCAAGTGGTCTCGCTCATGCGCGAGTATCCGATCATGCTTCGCAAGCTCGGCATCGTTCAGCATGTGGAGTTTGAGATCCCGAGTGGGTTTGATGACGTAAGCAAGGTCCGTTGTCTCGTCGATTTTCCATCCCCACAACTCCCCGGCACAAAGAACACATCGCCCTGGGTAGCCTATCGACTTGATCGTTCTG contains:
- a CDS encoding apolipoprotein A1/A4/E family protein yields the protein MNRQRLSLSSLKRSLVPRIPTEQRSVATVVERPEAFGLSRRHAIKLAGALTLAAAPLAGIVQAAVSTSYVMVRRGRRIVFLVAGVERWSVDPDLFDGTPSVHASETDAGIVVTLRDALFPGTQIRADVEAHISRGISAQATFRFAALGATESVDFVQWLLDTSAAHLLRTSAIHSHIGADASVAIASGVASFRPSWVLTFASASMLTADKRTLLGSRCSVMALAKDAPSLTTGANGKRSLVRVERGDQPWEVKIDPTGLADWQLVSNSTSFDACSLEIRSDGQATGMMEAAREGATFLNVAEAGITLPLRDLRYAWAMTEKGRHDGLVARYAKGAEWTHIEGVSVELGDREGIPPLEIERRGQEITRLIVAPGLKRYVIPVSGAVTEPTTTHPLYQLALLTKSVKPSALPKPHMHLASLQVDLKQTMSVQSQVKDPTVTGTVKKSLGKLGKAKFTMPNNPRVTVIRPDDLLVLTFEFQNITLNKSGGTFSGGGSGSRLIVHFQPQHIAERAFFYTGDKPADQSAYPPGDQSKKTSSDEPLLDPPIDAAMAHPSRLSFQLPSGYSGKYSIEGLLDWKKFTLAVSPSAKPPAVESIYSSLASSTFLKYASVGDSEVKDAKSSMLYVKKKGISTGKKYTVNAGASSRLTSKKQSRVKSAFESQADLATSLADSTISDILAAALVKPPIKWPELDETAIEYPYRLFLSPNKYAGFAHRTSSGLTPDQRKVELWHTRLGVRHTDGSVNENAEYFRTVRAIWSPDYGTARTMQPIFKERPFRTSLNRRDRSEIVDLTSNYGLKFTETEPVKVKRLMLTSLGAWMDGTGSWDPHPDDDLEVEGWVQRGAQGRDTFVRVAYKGYLYPFGNRATLIKETERKFVRTPRGDMAAYLMQRMFIILKEPVREFPADGLDGMEYEGREFPFRRVTITTKMTPNLELPKPLIESDDTLFSSNSFWPMFSIGGGAPQDVRWNCIATDWDNNTVQFSVPLAFLTSPDCAGSGSVSKLQTFSGNKNGSGDASSYVKQMSRRTVEINGQKVAFAPSIKRGDTSFPTAKFYLHGYANNEIPVNTPRFFPRMEKSTVAIEKVQELLGTSGTNTVKFYEKYLAHAFEAGAAVAKGASVNVNDIKNPTQMFLALQDALNMDFGAQSDKGGGLAAPSIGVDALSRLMGPIQGKVNDLANSAAAVGNFDPMEYFAGLLNSKILGDITLKDVLDFVQGILNNMDKMPGLDKKDDFGIKDDIDDIKAKADEVKAEAEKLVADVAAEVNAAKAALKAEVDAVKSEIQGYINAGKKAAEDRIKEWKKRIDDKINELKSEIDKALEPLIEAGNEAAEKYKEVAGALEGLKKGLQLVYEWQTEIKGSPGNILMPRDPGATDKDDKAILYLKAEFIKKLNLDPPEVKLYGSLSNFIINLIGDGAAQFLIITFNKLSFSAKIGEKPSINPDIASVEFAGPLSFVNKLKDLIPKGGGGGGVGFSFDFNVLPSGITASLTIGLPNVTVGVFSLQNMAFIMSITIPFDGRPFSAYFAFCTKDNPFRLTIMMFAGGGFFGIEITPSGVRMLEAAFEFGGNFGFDCGVASGGASVMAGVYYKLESKEIEGKMVEQSELTGYFRLTGNLSILGLIRISLLFELKLTWQSNGKVFGVATIEVEIEILFISFSVGVTVERQLKGSDGDPTFKDALPEPSLWELYCSSFEYEEA